From the genome of Streptomyces sp. NBC_00659, one region includes:
- a CDS encoding ribonuclease — protein MRFPPRTTRIGALVALMSALLIGGTAVAPADAAAASVGSICYSALPSQAYDTLDLIDSGGPFPYSQDGAVFQNREGVLPAQSTGYYHEYTVKTPGSSTRGARRIVTGKKTLEDYYTADHYVTFKLINFGC, from the coding sequence ATGAGATTCCCCCCACGAACCACCCGTATCGGCGCCCTCGTGGCCCTCATGTCCGCTCTGCTCATCGGCGGCACCGCCGTGGCTCCGGCCGACGCGGCGGCGGCCTCCGTCGGCAGTATCTGTTACAGCGCGCTGCCGTCCCAGGCGTACGACACGCTGGACCTGATCGACTCGGGCGGCCCCTTCCCGTACTCGCAGGACGGGGCCGTCTTCCAGAACAGGGAGGGCGTGCTGCCCGCCCAGTCCACCGGCTACTACCACGAGTACACGGTCAAGACGCCCGGCTCCTCGACACGGGGCGCCCGTCGCATCGTGACCGGCAAGAAGACCCTGGAGGACTACTACACCGCGGACCACTACGTCACGTTCAAGCTGATCAACTTCGGTTGCTGA
- a CDS encoding sensor histidine kinase — protein MSGDSPTPEPRDVPAPVLAARRWLLPSAVAADLDPDARHAGPSGRPRRTVRDWVVDFGCFLLAVAIGLAAANTLTDDPNVPHALAVADQLIGALACAAVWLRRRWPLGLAVAMIPVGLVSNTAGGAGLVALFTLAVHRPFRYVAWVAGVQLVLLPAFFWLRPDPELPYLAALAVTALLTSAVVGWGMVVRSKRQLMLSLRDRARRAETEAALRAEQAQRLAREAIAREMHDVLAHRLTLLSVHAGALEFRPDAPREEVARAAGVIRESAHEALQDLREIIGVLRAGDSDEAGRPQPTLAALDALVAESRSAGAKIVLDNRVVDPAAVPASVGRTAYRIAQEGLTNARKHAPGAEVTVTVRGSAGAGLTVTVANPAPPGPVPKVPGSGQGLIGLTERATLAGGRLEHGVPGGGGFRVRAWLPWGV, from the coding sequence GTGAGTGGTGACAGTCCGACACCCGAGCCGCGTGACGTTCCAGCGCCGGTCCTGGCCGCCCGGCGCTGGCTGCTGCCGTCGGCCGTGGCCGCGGACCTCGACCCCGACGCCCGGCACGCCGGACCCTCCGGACGGCCCCGGCGCACCGTGCGCGACTGGGTCGTCGACTTCGGCTGCTTCCTGCTGGCCGTCGCCATCGGCCTCGCGGCCGCGAACACCCTCACCGACGACCCGAACGTCCCGCACGCGCTCGCCGTCGCCGACCAGCTCATCGGCGCGCTCGCCTGCGCGGCGGTCTGGCTGCGCCGGCGCTGGCCGCTGGGCCTGGCCGTCGCCATGATCCCCGTCGGCCTGGTCTCGAACACGGCGGGCGGCGCGGGACTCGTGGCCCTCTTCACCCTCGCCGTGCACCGGCCCTTCCGGTACGTGGCCTGGGTCGCGGGCGTCCAGCTCGTGCTGCTCCCGGCGTTCTTCTGGCTGCGGCCCGACCCCGAGTTGCCGTACCTCGCCGCCCTCGCCGTCACCGCGCTGCTCACCTCCGCCGTGGTCGGCTGGGGCATGGTCGTACGGTCCAAGCGCCAGCTCATGCTGAGTCTGCGGGACCGCGCGCGGCGGGCCGAGACCGAGGCGGCGCTGCGGGCCGAGCAGGCGCAGCGGCTCGCGCGCGAGGCGATCGCGCGCGAGATGCACGACGTGCTCGCGCACCGGCTCACGCTGCTGAGCGTGCACGCGGGAGCACTGGAATTCCGGCCCGACGCGCCGCGGGAGGAGGTCGCCCGGGCCGCGGGGGTGATCCGGGAGAGCGCGCACGAGGCTCTTCAGGACCTGCGCGAGATCATCGGGGTGCTGCGGGCCGGTGACTCCGACGAGGCGGGGCGGCCGCAGCCGACGCTGGCGGCGCTCGACGCGCTGGTCGCCGAGTCGCGCTCCGCCGGCGCGAAGATCGTCCTCGACAACCGGGTCGTCGACCCCGCCGCCGTGCCCGCGTCCGTGGGCCGCACCGCGTACCGCATCGCCCAGGAGGGACTGACGAACGCACGCAAGCACGCGCCGGGTGCGGAGGTCACGGTGACGGTACGGGGGTCCGCCGGTGCCGGGCTGACCGTGACCGTCGCCAACCCCGCGCCGCCGGGTCCGGTACCGAAGGTCCCGGGGTCCGGGCAGGGGCTGATCGGGCTGACGGAGCGGGCGACGCTGGCGGGAGGGCGGCTTGAGCACGGGGTACCGGGGGGTGGGGGGTTCCGGGTTCGGGCGTGGTTGCCGTGGGGGGTGTAG
- a CDS encoding cytochrome P450 family protein, whose amino-acid sequence MIDLGEYGARFTEDPHPVYAELRALGPVHRVRLPSPDATHETWLVVGYEEARAALADPRLAKNPDTTGFFFAGEELIGRHMLFADPPQHTRLRTLIAGEFTGRRVAALRPRIQEITDELLDAMLPRGRADLVESFAYPLPLTVICELLGVPEPDRAAFRALSTETVAPTSAESEQKAFVQLADYLGDLIEDKRRAGPTDDLLSGLIRTTAEDGDRLSAQELRGMAFLLLVAGHETTVNLISGTVRALLGHPGQLAALRADMTLLDGTIEETLRHDGPVENATFRYAAEPLDIGGTAIAAGEEVMIGLTAADRDAARYPAPDRFDLRREPRGHLAFGHGIHYCLGAPLARLEAHVALRSLLERCPDLALDGPPSGWLPGMLMRGVRRMPVRW is encoded by the coding sequence GTGATCGATCTGGGGGAGTACGGAGCGCGGTTCACCGAGGATCCGCATCCGGTCTACGCCGAGTTACGCGCGCTCGGTCCTGTGCACCGGGTGCGGCTGCCGTCGCCGGACGCGACCCATGAGACGTGGCTCGTCGTGGGGTACGAGGAGGCGCGGGCCGCGCTCGCCGACCCGCGACTGGCCAAGAACCCGGACACGACGGGGTTCTTTTTCGCCGGAGAGGAACTGATCGGCCGGCACATGCTGTTCGCCGACCCGCCGCAGCACACCCGGCTCCGGACACTGATCGCGGGCGAGTTCACCGGCCGGCGGGTCGCGGCACTGCGCCCGCGGATCCAGGAGATCACCGACGAGCTGCTCGACGCGATGCTTCCCCGCGGGCGGGCCGACCTCGTCGAGTCCTTCGCCTATCCGCTCCCGCTGACGGTCATCTGCGAGCTGCTCGGGGTGCCGGAGCCGGACCGGGCGGCGTTCCGCGCGCTGTCCACGGAGACGGTGGCTCCCACCAGCGCCGAGAGCGAGCAGAAGGCTTTCGTCCAACTCGCGGACTATCTGGGCGATCTCATCGAGGACAAGCGGCGCGCGGGTCCCACCGACGACCTGCTCAGCGGTCTCATCCGCACCACCGCCGAGGACGGTGACCGGCTCTCCGCGCAGGAGTTGCGCGGTATGGCGTTCCTGCTCCTCGTGGCCGGACACGAGACGACGGTCAACCTGATCTCCGGCACCGTCCGGGCGCTGCTCGGCCATCCCGGTCAACTCGCCGCCCTGCGGGCCGACATGACGCTCCTCGACGGCACCATCGAAGAGACCCTGCGCCACGACGGACCGGTGGAGAACGCGACCTTCCGCTATGCCGCCGAGCCGCTCGACATCGGCGGCACGGCGATCGCGGCAGGGGAAGAGGTGATGATAGGCCTCACCGCGGCCGACCGTGACGCAGCGCGCTATCCGGCGCCCGACCGCTTCGACCTCCGGCGCGAGCCCCGCGGACATCTCGCCTTCGGTCACGGCATCCATTACTGTCTGGGCGCGCCGCTGGCCCGGCTCGAAGCCCATGTGGCTCTTCGCTCGCTGCTGGAGCGGTGCCCGGACCTGGCGCTCGACGGACCGCCGAGCGGCTGGCTGCCCGGCATGCTGATGCGAGGGGTGCGCCGTATGCCGGTGCGCTGGTGA
- a CDS encoding Gfo/Idh/MocA family protein, producing the protein MRIGLIGAGRIGTFHAATLSRHREVGGSLIVTDADPARAQRLADRLGATAAPTVNEIFTWGVDAVVITAATSAHAELIGRAARSGLPVFCEKPIALDLAGTLSALAEVDAAGTVLQMGFQRRFDVGYTAAREAVRSGRLGRLHTVRAMTSDQSPPPADYLPLSGGLYRDCLIHDFDMLRWVSGREVVQVYATGSDAGPSMFREANDIDTGAAVLTFDDGMLATATATRMNGAGYDVRMELSGELDQIAVGLDDRTPIASTEPAGPPPADKPWTGFLERFGPAYEAELAAFVEVVRGERANPCDGREALEALRIAEACELSRRERRAVSPAEIPGGRL; encoded by the coding sequence ATGCGCATCGGACTCATCGGAGCGGGCCGTATCGGTACATTTCATGCGGCCACTCTCAGCCGCCACCGTGAGGTCGGCGGCTCTCTCATCGTCACGGACGCGGATCCCGCACGGGCTCAGCGGCTGGCGGACCGGCTGGGCGCGACGGCGGCGCCCACCGTGAACGAGATCTTCACCTGGGGCGTGGACGCGGTGGTCATCACGGCCGCCACCTCGGCCCACGCCGAACTGATCGGCCGGGCGGCGCGCTCCGGGCTCCCGGTCTTCTGCGAGAAGCCCATAGCCCTCGATCTGGCGGGGACACTGTCCGCGCTCGCCGAGGTGGATGCCGCCGGAACGGTTCTGCAGATGGGATTCCAGCGCCGCTTCGACGTGGGCTACACGGCCGCCCGCGAGGCGGTGCGCTCGGGCCGGCTCGGCCGGCTACACACCGTACGCGCGATGACGTCGGACCAGTCGCCGCCCCCGGCCGACTACCTCCCGCTCTCCGGAGGGCTCTACCGCGACTGTCTGATCCACGACTTCGACATGCTGCGCTGGGTCAGCGGCCGTGAGGTCGTCCAGGTGTACGCGACCGGCTCCGACGCCGGGCCCTCGATGTTCCGCGAGGCGAACGACATCGACACCGGGGCGGCCGTCCTCACCTTCGACGACGGCATGCTCGCGACGGCGACGGCCACCCGCATGAACGGCGCGGGCTACGACGTCCGCATGGAGCTCTCCGGCGAGCTGGACCAGATCGCCGTCGGCCTGGACGACCGTACGCCGATCGCCTCGACCGAACCTGCCGGACCGCCGCCCGCGGACAAACCGTGGACGGGCTTCCTGGAACGCTTCGGCCCCGCGTACGAGGCGGAGCTCGCCGCGTTCGTGGAGGTGGTCCGCGGCGAGCGCGCCAACCCCTGCGACGGCCGCGAGGCACTGGAGGCGCTGCGCATCGCCGAGGCCTGCGAACTGTCGCGGCGCGAGCGACGCGCGGTCTCCCCGGCGGAGATCCCGGGCGGCAGGCTCTGA
- a CDS encoding GntR family transcriptional regulator, translating to MSLQLSVDRTSPVPLYFQLSQQLEAAIEHGVLTPGSLLGNEIELAARLGLSRPTVRQAIQSLVDKGLLVRRRGVGTQVVHSQVKRPLELSSLYDDLESAGQCPATQVVVNTVEPASTEVAAALGVTEGSEVHRVERLRLAHGEPMAYLCNFLPPELLELDNERMEATGLYRLMRGAGITLHSARQSVGARAASADEGERLGEPAGAPVLTMQRTTFDDTGRAVEFGSHIYRASRYSFEFQLLVRP from the coding sequence GTGTCGCTCCAGCTCAGCGTCGACCGCACCAGTCCGGTCCCGCTGTACTTCCAGCTGTCGCAGCAGCTCGAGGCCGCCATCGAACACGGAGTCCTGACCCCGGGAAGCCTGCTCGGCAACGAGATCGAGCTCGCCGCGCGGCTCGGGCTGTCCCGCCCCACGGTCCGCCAGGCCATCCAGTCCCTCGTCGACAAGGGGCTCCTCGTGCGGCGCCGAGGCGTCGGCACCCAGGTCGTGCACAGCCAGGTCAAGCGCCCCCTGGAACTCAGCAGCCTCTACGACGACCTGGAGTCGGCCGGCCAGTGCCCCGCGACCCAGGTGGTCGTCAACACCGTCGAACCGGCGTCCACCGAGGTCGCGGCCGCCCTCGGGGTGACCGAGGGCAGCGAGGTCCACCGTGTCGAACGACTGCGTCTCGCGCACGGTGAGCCGATGGCGTACCTGTGCAACTTCCTGCCCCCCGAGCTGCTGGAACTCGACAACGAGCGCATGGAGGCCACCGGCCTGTACCGGCTGATGCGCGGCGCCGGCATCACCCTCCACAGCGCCCGCCAGTCCGTCGGCGCCCGCGCGGCCAGCGCGGACGAGGGCGAGCGGCTCGGCGAGCCGGCCGGGGCCCCCGTCCTCACCATGCAGCGCACCACCTTCGACGACACCGGCCGCGCCGTCGAGTTCGGCTCCCACATCTACCGCGCCTCGCGCTACTCCTTCGAGTTCCAGCTCCTCGTACGCCCCTGA
- a CDS encoding sugar ABC transporter substrate-binding protein, translated as MARTRTWVGIALAGALTASLAGCSSTGGKRAEDARKAAAAQGRAAVNTPRWTFAMITHSGDGDTFWDIVQNGAKQAAVKDNINFLYSHDDEAQQQAQLVDAAVDKKVDGIIVTLAKPDAMKAAVARARKAGIPVITVNSGSAESKAFGALTHIGQDETIAGEAVGDELNKRGRKKALCVLHEQGNVGHEQRCAGMKKTFDGTVENLYVTGTNMPDVQSSIGAKLQADTSIDAVVTLGAPFADTAVKARQDAGSKAEVDTFDLNAKVAAELKDGTLGFAVDQQPWLQGYEAVDLLWLHRYNADVLGGGKPVLTGPQIITKDQAAELQRYADRGTR; from the coding sequence GTGGCACGGACACGGACCTGGGTGGGCATCGCGCTGGCGGGGGCGCTGACAGCGTCCCTCGCGGGGTGCAGCAGCACCGGGGGGAAGCGAGCCGAGGATGCCCGCAAGGCGGCGGCGGCCCAGGGCAGGGCCGCGGTGAACACGCCCCGGTGGACCTTCGCGATGATCACCCACTCGGGAGACGGCGACACCTTCTGGGACATCGTCCAGAACGGCGCCAAGCAGGCCGCCGTCAAGGACAACATCAACTTCCTGTACTCGCACGACGACGAGGCCCAGCAGCAGGCGCAGCTCGTGGACGCCGCCGTCGACAAGAAGGTCGACGGCATCATCGTCACGCTGGCCAAGCCCGACGCCATGAAGGCCGCCGTCGCGCGCGCCCGCAAGGCCGGCATCCCGGTGATCACGGTGAACTCCGGCTCCGCGGAGTCCAAGGCCTTCGGCGCGCTCACCCACATCGGCCAGGACGAGACGATCGCCGGTGAGGCCGTCGGTGACGAGCTGAACAAGCGGGGCCGCAAGAAGGCCCTGTGCGTCCTGCACGAGCAGGGCAACGTCGGGCACGAGCAGCGCTGCGCGGGCATGAAGAAGACGTTCGACGGGACCGTGGAGAACCTCTACGTCACCGGCACCAACATGCCCGACGTCCAGTCCTCCATCGGCGCCAAGCTCCAGGCCGACACGTCGATCGACGCGGTCGTCACGCTCGGCGCGCCCTTCGCGGACACCGCGGTCAAGGCCAGGCAGGACGCGGGCAGCAAGGCCGAGGTCGACACCTTCGACCTGAACGCCAAGGTCGCCGCCGAGCTCAAGGACGGCACCCTCGGTTTCGCCGTCGACCAGCAGCCCTGGCTCCAGGGCTACGAGGCCGTGGACCTGCTCTGGCTCCACAGGTACAACGCCGACGTCCTCGGAGGCGGCAAGCCCGTCCTGACCGGACCGCAGATCATCACCAAGGACCAGGCCGCCGAGCTGCAGCGGTACGCGGACCGGGGGACCCGATGA
- a CDS encoding ABC transporter permease has product MTATAPAPAPGPETDERLLKTSPLRKLLSRPELGSVVGAVAVFLFFAVFADSFVRAASLSTVLYSASTIGIMAVPVALLMIGGEFDLSAGVMVTSSALISSMFSYQMTANVWVGVVVSLFATLAIGVFNGVMLTRTDPPSFIITLGTFLMLTGMNLGFTKLISGTVSTKSISDMEGFSSAKDVFASTITIGGVDFKITILWWLVLVAVATWILLRTRVGNWIYAVGGGEEAARAVGVPVGKTKIGLYMGVAFGAWISGQHLLFSFDVVQSGEGVGNELIYIIAAVIGGCLITGGYGSAIGAAVGALIFGMVSKGIVFAEWNPDWFTFFLGVMLLLATLLNHWVRKRAEATK; this is encoded by the coding sequence ATGACCGCCACGGCACCCGCGCCGGCGCCCGGCCCCGAGACCGACGAGCGCCTCCTGAAGACCTCGCCGCTGCGCAAGCTGCTGAGCCGCCCCGAGCTGGGCTCCGTGGTCGGCGCCGTCGCGGTCTTCCTCTTCTTCGCGGTCTTCGCGGACAGCTTCGTACGGGCCGCGAGCCTCAGCACCGTCCTGTACTCGGCCTCGACCATCGGCATCATGGCCGTCCCGGTCGCGCTGCTGATGATCGGCGGCGAGTTCGACCTCTCCGCGGGCGTCATGGTGACCAGCTCCGCGCTGATCTCGTCGATGTTCAGCTACCAGATGACGGCGAACGTCTGGGTCGGTGTGGTCGTCTCGCTGTTCGCCACCCTCGCGATCGGCGTCTTCAACGGCGTCATGCTGACCCGTACCGACCCGCCGAGCTTCATCATCACGCTCGGCACCTTCCTGATGCTGACCGGCATGAACCTCGGCTTCACCAAGCTGATCAGCGGCACGGTCTCCACCAAGTCGATCTCCGACATGGAGGGCTTCTCCTCCGCCAAGGACGTCTTCGCCTCGACGATCACCATCGGCGGTGTCGACTTCAAGATCACCATCCTGTGGTGGCTGGTCCTGGTCGCCGTGGCCACCTGGATCCTGCTGCGCACCCGCGTCGGCAACTGGATCTACGCCGTCGGCGGCGGCGAGGAGGCGGCCCGCGCGGTCGGCGTCCCGGTAGGCAAGACCAAGATCGGCCTCTACATGGGCGTCGCCTTCGGCGCCTGGATCTCCGGCCAGCATCTGCTGTTCTCGTTCGACGTCGTGCAGTCCGGCGAGGGCGTCGGCAACGAACTGATCTACATCATCGCGGCCGTCATCGGCGGCTGTCTGATCACCGGCGGCTACGGCTCCGCGATCGGCGCCGCCGTGGGCGCGCTGATCTTCGGAATGGTCAGCAAGGGCATCGTCTTCGCCGAATGGAACCCGGACTGGTTCACGTTCTTCCTGGGCGTGATGCTGCTCCTCGCGACCCTGCTCAACCACTGGGTCCGCAAGCGCGCGGAGGCGACGAAGTGA
- a CDS encoding ATP-binding cassette domain-containing protein, which yields MTGELAAVERPALVELDDVSKYYGNIRALEGVSLEVHAGDITCVLGDNGAGKSTLIKIIAGRHQHDGGILRVEGEETRLSSPRQALDRGIATVYQDLAVVPLMPVWRNFFLGSEPRKGFGPFKHLDVDHMRRTTHAELLRMGIDLRDVDQPIGTLSGGERQCVAIARAVHFGAKVLVLDEPTAALGVKQSGVVLKYVAAARDAGLGVVFITHNPHHAYLVGDRFVLLKRGTMSGSYARDGITLDELTRQMAGGSELDDLRHELENRAL from the coding sequence ATGACCGGGGAACTCGCCGCCGTGGAGCGTCCGGCGCTCGTCGAGCTCGATGACGTCAGCAAGTACTACGGCAACATCCGCGCCCTCGAAGGTGTCTCGCTGGAGGTCCACGCGGGCGACATCACCTGTGTGCTCGGCGACAACGGCGCGGGCAAGTCCACCCTCATCAAGATCATCGCGGGTCGTCATCAGCACGACGGGGGCATCCTGCGCGTCGAGGGCGAGGAGACCCGGCTGTCGTCCCCGCGTCAGGCCCTGGACCGCGGTATCGCCACCGTCTACCAGGACCTCGCCGTCGTCCCGTTGATGCCGGTCTGGCGGAACTTCTTCCTCGGCTCCGAGCCCCGGAAGGGCTTCGGCCCGTTCAAGCACCTCGACGTCGACCACATGCGGCGCACGACCCACGCGGAACTCCTGCGGATGGGCATCGACCTGCGCGACGTCGACCAGCCGATCGGCACCCTCTCCGGAGGTGAGCGCCAGTGTGTGGCCATCGCCCGCGCCGTCCATTTCGGCGCCAAGGTCCTCGTGCTCGACGAGCCCACCGCCGCCCTTGGTGTGAAGCAGTCCGGTGTGGTCCTCAAATATGTGGCCGCCGCACGAGACGCCGGACTGGGTGTTGTGTTCATCACCCACAATCCGCATCACGCTTATCTCGTGGGTGATCGTTTCGTCCTGCTGAAGCGCGGCACCATGTCGGGCAGCTACGCCCGGGACGGGATCACGCTGGACGAGCTGACGCGCCAGATGGCGGGCGGAAGCGAGCTGGACGACCTGCGGCACGAGCTGGAGAACCGGGCCCTGTGA
- a CDS encoding ROK family glucokinase yields MSTYRDLALPRALGSARAGGTPIGSARATVLRTVGTRERRSHLTAPRVPTVGIDIGGTKVMAGVVDADGNILEKVRAETPDKSKSPKVVEDTIVELVLDLSDRHDVHAVGIGAAGWVDAERSRILFAPHLSWRNEPLRDRLAGRLAVPVLVDNDANAAAWAEWRFGAGRGEDHLVMITLGTGIGGAILEDGQVKRGKFGVAGEFGHMQVVPGGHRCPCGNRGCWEQYSSGNALVREARELAAADSPVAFGIIEHVKGNIGDITGPMITELAREGDAMCVELLQDIGQWLGVGIANLAAALDPSCFVIGGGVSAADDLLIGPARDAFRRHLTGRGYRPEARIARAQLGPEAGMVGAADLARLVARRFRRAKRRRVERYERYERYAETRRTTQQESR; encoded by the coding sequence ATGAGCACCTACCGCGACCTCGCGCTGCCCCGAGCTCTCGGCTCCGCTCGCGCGGGGGGCACCCCCATCGGCTCCGCGCGGGCCACCGTCCTGCGGACCGTGGGCACACGCGAGCGCCGTTCCCATCTGACGGCACCCCGCGTCCCCACCGTCGGCATCGACATCGGTGGCACGAAGGTGATGGCGGGTGTGGTGGACGCCGACGGCAACATCCTGGAGAAGGTCCGCGCCGAGACGCCGGACAAGTCCAAGAGCCCCAAGGTCGTCGAGGACACCATCGTCGAGCTGGTGCTGGACCTCTCCGACCGGCACGACGTGCACGCCGTCGGCATCGGCGCGGCCGGCTGGGTCGACGCCGAGCGCAGCCGCATCCTGTTCGCCCCCCACCTGTCCTGGCGCAACGAACCGCTGCGCGATCGCCTCGCCGGGCGGCTCGCGGTGCCGGTCCTGGTCGACAACGACGCCAACGCCGCCGCCTGGGCCGAGTGGCGCTTCGGCGCCGGACGCGGCGAGGACCACCTCGTGATGATCACGCTCGGCACCGGCATCGGGGGCGCGATCCTGGAGGACGGCCAGGTCAAGCGTGGCAAGTTCGGGGTCGCCGGAGAGTTCGGCCACATGCAGGTCGTGCCTGGCGGCCACCGCTGCCCGTGCGGCAACCGCGGCTGCTGGGAGCAGTACAGCTCCGGCAACGCACTCGTCCGCGAGGCCCGTGAACTCGCCGCGGCCGACTCCCCGGTGGCCTTCGGGATCATCGAGCACGTCAAGGGCAACATCGGGGACATCACCGGCCCGATGATCACCGAGCTGGCACGCGAGGGCGACGCCATGTGCGTCGAACTCCTCCAGGACATCGGTCAGTGGCTCGGCGTCGGCATCGCCAACCTGGCCGCCGCCCTGGACCCCTCCTGCTTCGTCATCGGCGGCGGCGTGAGCGCGGCCGACGACCTGCTGATCGGCCCCGCCCGCGACGCCTTCCGCAGGCACCTCACGGGCCGCGGCTACCGCCCCGAGGCACGGATCGCGCGCGCCCAGCTCGGCCCCGAGGCCGGCATGGTCGGGGCCGCCGACCTCGCGCGGCTCGTCGCCCGCCGGTTCCGGCGCGCCAAGCGGCGCCGAGTGGAGCGCTACGAACGGTACGAGCGCTACGCCGAGACCCGCCGCACGACGCAGCAGGAGTCCCGGTGA
- a CDS encoding sugar kinase encodes MTASLPRQATSPDEPRRPPEDPRHKFRRRALTLLIIVLLIGVPAGYLVISADQSRNSGKDKEEKYSATGLTSGWPSRVQRRLYQVPIPGKSTDVAYYETNNWKTSRLYVQFGTTQAGLDAFLKGVGTSRSALKKDHITISDRNQKVVGWDFTGPGPWWGLVHKQKDPAPTQDIVVNGSRTDHPMVYIVSRTIP; translated from the coding sequence GTGACCGCCTCGCTCCCTCGTCAGGCGACATCCCCGGACGAGCCCCGGCGGCCGCCCGAGGACCCGCGCCACAAGTTCCGCCGCCGCGCGCTGACCCTGCTGATCATCGTGCTGCTCATCGGCGTCCCGGCCGGCTACCTGGTGATCTCCGCCGACCAGAGCCGCAACAGCGGCAAGGACAAGGAGGAGAAGTACTCGGCGACCGGCCTCACCTCGGGCTGGCCCTCGCGCGTCCAGCGCCGTCTCTACCAGGTGCCCATCCCCGGCAAATCGACCGACGTCGCGTACTACGAGACGAACAACTGGAAGACCAGCCGGCTGTACGTCCAGTTCGGCACCACCCAGGCGGGTCTCGACGCCTTCCTCAAGGGCGTCGGCACGAGCCGTTCCGCCCTGAAGAAGGACCACATCACCATCAGCGACCGCAATCAGAAGGTCGTCGGGTGGGACTTCACGGGCCCCGGCCCCTGGTGGGGACTCGTGCACAAGCAGAAGGACCCCGCACCCACCCAGGACATCGTCGTGAACGGTTCCCGGACGGACCATCCCATGGTGTACATCGTCTCGCGCACGATTCCGTAG